A window of Halovivax gelatinilyticus genomic DNA:
TTCGCTCATACCACTCACTTCGTAGTGTAAGGTGTTAAGTTGTGCCCTTCGTAGTGTACCGGGTACGGAGCAGCACCTATCCCTTGCAACGGAAACCGACGACATCGAGTGGAGGATGTCGAACAGACGAATCGACCGCCACGCGACCCCCTATCCGCTCTCGGAAAAGCGACCTCGTATGAATCGGAATGGGCGACCACTCACTCTCTGACCTTCACGATCCCTTCTTCGAACACCTGTCGGTTGGGAATGACGTACTCCTCGTCGTCGGACTCGACGATCGTCACGAAGATGTCTACTTCCTGAACGATACCCGATCGGTCGCCGACGCGAATGCGGTCGCCGATGCCGTACGGTTGATTGAGCAGCAGGTAGATCCCGACCGCGCTCGAGACGAGAAAGTCCTTGAACGCGTAGGCGCCGACGATGACCAGACCCGCCGTGTAGACGACGAGGAGGATCATCAGCGCGGTGACGTGCACGCCGACTTGCGACAGCGCGATGAGGATGACGACGTAGAGAATCGAGTACTTCACCACCTTCGGGATGATCGACGCCTCGGGGAGCTTGACGCTTCGGAGGTACTCGCCGACGACGAGTTCGGCCTTATCGGCGATAATAAACCCGATGACCAGGACGAGGACGGCGATGAACACCTGCGGGAGAAAGAGCGTCACGTCCGCCCAGAACTGATCGGTATCGAGCAACTGGGCGATGTGGATCGCCGTCAGCGCCGCGATGCCGTAGATAAACCACGAGCTCAGGCGAGCGACGATCTGCACCGTCGAGGTCCCGAGGCTCTGGGCGCTTCGCTCGAACGGCGTCCCCTCGACGGCGTCCGGAACGCCGGCGGCGGTCAGCAACTCCCTGTTCAACCGGCCGACGATCAACCCGACGATGATGCCGAGTACCAGGACGGCCACGGCGATGACGGCCGGTTCCTCGACGAACGCCTGTGCGTCCATATCAATACGCCTCCGGGTCGACCTCCAGGATTAGTTCACCGGCTTTGAATGCCCGCACCATGCCGTCGCTCTCGGAGAGGGCCACGGCGATCGAGTTCGTATCGCGGGTGATCGCCCCGGCCGCCATGTGTCTGGCGCCCAGACCCTTCGGCAGGTCGACGCCCTCCGCGGCGGGTTCGAGATACCGATAGGCGGAGACGATCTTTCCGGAATCGGAGATGACGAACGCCCCGTCGAGTCGCGAGAACTCCTTTAGCATGACCGTCACGATCGGGTCGCCGACGTGGACGTGTGACTTCTCGAACGGGTTGTACGACAGCGGGCGGGACTTGTTCATCACGTTCCCCGCGTCGCCGACGACGAACAGCGCGCCCACCGGTTTACCCTTCTGTCCTTTCTTTCCGAGGTTGATCGCGACTTCGAGGACGGCCTTGATCACCTCCGGATCGGCTCGCGACTTCGCGAAGAGACCGTAGAGTCCGTGCTGGTCGTCGGCGTCGGCGCGTACGCGCGAGACGGTGTCGATGCCGTCGTCGAAGACGCTCGTCGCACACGCGAGGACGTCGCCGTCGTCGATGACGCCCTGTTCGAGCGCGCCTTCGAGACCGAAGCGCACCCGCTCCGTGACGTCGGCGAATTCGAGCGGCAGTTCGACGAACGGATCGGCGCCGACGGTGTTGTCGGTGCCGATGGTGATGATGTCTAGGTCTTCGAGGTCGGCGAATCGCTCGTAGTACGACCCGCTCGGGGAGAACAACACGAGCGCGTCGACGTTCTCGTAGATATCCCCGAATACGTCGTCCAACCCGTCCATTGGTACTACAACCCGGTTGCGCTCGAATAAGCGTTTGGGAGCGTCGTCTGACGAGCGTCGTGCAACTGTGGGCCTTCTGAGAGAATCAGAGTCGGCGTCTAAGTAGTTGCGACTGTGCGTCGATGGCCGTCGCTACGGGGCGTAGCGTTCGAAGAAATGAAATCGCACCGCGGGTCGGAGGAATACTCCGATGGTTTAGCGTGTCGACTTAGTCCATGCGGCGCAGGGCCAGCATGGCAGCGCTGAGGAGCGCGACGAGGGCGACAGCGACGCCGAAGCCGGGCGTTCCGTCATCGTCGTCATCGTCGTCGTCATCGTCATCTTCAGGCGCGTGGTCGTCACCTTCGTCGTCCTGTCCGTCGTCGGATGGTGGCTGCTCTTCTTCGTCAGCCACGGTCAGGACGCCGGAGTCAGAGTCGTCGTCAGTCTCGACTTCCCACTCGATGTCGCCTTCGGCGGCGGTGTCGAAGTCGTGGCTGAAGTCGGTCGAGTCGCCGGATTCGAGTTCAACGTCCTCGGAGACGACTTCCTCACCAGCGACGGTGACCGTAACCGTACCTTCGGCCGTTCCAGCGCCGGTGTTGGTGATCGTCACGTCGAGCGTGGCGTCGTCACCAGTCTCGACTTCCGCAGGAGCGTTAGCGGAGATGCCGAGGAATGGGTCGTCACCGACTTCTCCGATGAGACCTTCGGCTTGCGCAGATGGGCCATCGACTTCGGCCGCGGAGAGGTCGAATTCAACGTCTTCAATCTGTCCGCTGAAGTCCATTGCAGCCGTCCACGTTCCATCTGCTTCGACTTCCGTATCAGCTGGGATGTAGAACGGGTGTGGCTCGCCTGCTTCCGCCTCAAGTTCGATGATTGCACCAGGTGCTGCATTCGAAGTGCCGGTGATCTCTTGGCCTTCGTCGGCAGCGACCTCGAAGAGTTCCTCATCGAAGGCGAGCGTTCGCTCTTCGACGGTAAACATGTCCTCGAAGGACTGGGCTTCAGCCGCGTACGGGTTCGCCTCATCGAAAGCTTCCTCAGAGGCGTCAGCGACCATGTTCAGGTCAACGTCGAAGCCGAATCCTTCCTCAGCACCGGTTTCTTCAC
This region includes:
- a CDS encoding mechanosensitive ion channel domain-containing protein, with the protein product MDAQAFVEEPAVIAVAVLVLGIIVGLIVGRLNRELLTAAGVPDAVEGTPFERSAQSLGTSTVQIVARLSSWFIYGIAALTAIHIAQLLDTDQFWADVTLFLPQVFIAVLVLVIGFIIADKAELVVGEYLRSVKLPEASIIPKVVKYSILYVVILIALSQVGVHVTALMILLVVYTAGLVIVGAYAFKDFLVSSAVGIYLLLNQPYGIGDRIRVGDRSGIVQEVDIFVTIVESDDEEYVIPNRQVFEEGIVKVRE
- the dacZ gene encoding diadenylate cyclase DacZ encodes the protein MDGLDDVFGDIYENVDALVLFSPSGSYYERFADLEDLDIITIGTDNTVGADPFVELPLEFADVTERVRFGLEGALEQGVIDDGDVLACATSVFDDGIDTVSRVRADADDQHGLYGLFAKSRADPEVIKAVLEVAINLGKKGQKGKPVGALFVVGDAGNVMNKSRPLSYNPFEKSHVHVGDPIVTVMLKEFSRLDGAFVISDSGKIVSAYRYLEPAAEGVDLPKGLGARHMAAGAITRDTNSIAVALSESDGMVRAFKAGELILEVDPEAY